The Apium graveolens cultivar Ventura unplaced genomic scaffold, ASM990537v1 ctg446, whole genome shotgun sequence sequence ATAAGTAAAAATTTGCAATTTTGTCCAGAGCTTTTTTTACCCGATTTAATATTCTTCCGAAAGGAGTTGAGTCAAAGAATGACATAGGAGCACGAAGAACACTGTGTAGCATGTTGTGAAAGAGCTTCTCTGCTGCTGCAAGGCCCGTAATAGCCACAAGTGATGCTCGTACAAGCACACAAAGTGAACTTCCAACAGAAAACAGAACATAAATAAGTAGTATGTAATTCATCCCAGTTAATTTTTCATCATCATCTGTAGGACAAGCCCACGCCATCCAGTAGTTGCTGGCTATCTGCAACACTTGGAAAGATGACTGGGCTAGAAGTATAATCGGAACTAAGGCACCACCTTTTACAATGGTCAAGTAAGACAGATAAACTTCCTTTCCTATGCTTCCtttttctctttcttcttcattCACTAATTTTCCTTCCTTTTCATTTATTTCTACACTAAGGTTGTGCTCTGAATCTTGTTTAGTGTGTGGAAATTCATCAACCGAGGTTGGTTCTGTAGTTAATTCACCATCGTTTGATGCATTTTGAGGTGCTCTACTTGCACTTTCTACTGTTAAGACTGAATCTAAAGCCTGACTATGAGCTCCAACTAGAACTTCAAATCCAATATTTTGCTTCATAAGTTCTTCAAACGTACCAGCTTGTGCAATTCGACCATCCTGCATCACCTGTTAAAAAATAGGAAGTCAATTATttcaattcacacttatatactTGCTACATCTACGCATGAGTTCTTTAAAGATATCAGTATTTAAAAAGCTCTAATTGTCACATAATTATTATTGCCAGGTGAAAAAACTTATTATTATTGTCACACAATATTTAAAAAGCTCTAATAACTTAACAAGTTTCACCATTGCCAGGTGAAagaaaaatttattatttattctATACAATTTTCTTGATTAGCAGATTCGATGATGGGTCTTTTAGCATACCAGGATGAGGTCTGCTGCTGGAAGAAACTCGACTTGGTGAGTGACGTAAAGTATGGTCTTCTCCTTGAGAATCCCCATTAGACACTCCTGTTCATATTATGTACATAAATACATAAGTTATAAATATTCTTTTGATATTAGGAGTTGAACAAAGATTACTTGTAACAGAGACTCCAAATACACAAATTTGACAAAAACATCATCCACTAACCTCAAAGAGTTGTCTGCCTGTATGCGCATCCACAGCACTGAAAGGGTCATCAAGCAGATAAATATCAGCATCGTCATAGACTGCACGAGCAATTTGTATTCTTTGTTTCTGGCCTCCACTCATATTAATCCCTCTTTCTCCAATCTCTGTCAAATCACCGGTggaaaataattcaaaatccttgatcaaagCACATGCTTGGATTGTTCTATCATATTTGGTGCTATCATAAGAATTTCCAAAGAGAATGTTCTCTCTAACATTTCCTGTCAGTATCCATGGGGACTGAGGAACATAAGCCTTTGTACCACTCACTTTTACCGTCCCAGACACCTTTGTAACTTCTCCTAGTATGCTTGACAGCAAACTAGACTTTCCTGACCCTACAGTACCACAGATAGCCACCTTCATTCCTCTCTTTACTTGTAATTGTATTCCATCAAGAGTTGCACGTGTTGATTTCATATCCCAGCTAAATTTTCCACGTTCGATCTCAATGTCAAATTCAGTTTTATCACGAGAAACATATTCAATTGAACCTGTctgaatttcttcttcttggaggTATGAAGCAATTCTATCTGCAGAAACTTTCCCCTGTGCAATCACGGACAGGAGATCAGGCAGGTTAAAGATAGGATCTTGTAACATTCTAAATGTAGCCAATGCAGATAACACTCTCCCAGCTGTAAGTGGAATCCCCATAAGAACGCATCCGCCAAAAGTTAAAACAGAAATGAATGTTGGTGATCCCCAAAATATAAAGGCCGATATAGCTTGTAGCCTAAGCGACTTCCAAAGCCATTTGTACTCTGTTTGCCTGAGGTTTTCTAGCTTTTGAAGATAATGACTGTCCCATGCTTGAAGTTTCAGTGTCTTCATGTTTCGAAGAATTTCTGAAGTAGATTTCATTCGATCATCCTTCGCGTCCATTATCTTAGATTGGTATCCCTTCTGGACTTTAGTCATTGGTATGTTGATTGTCATTACTACCATTGTTGCTGCTAATGCCACCAAGGATCCCATTCCTAGATTTGTGTGCAAAATAAGTATAGCCAATGTAATTTGAATAGGCAGCATCCAGATTATGTTTATGTACCACATGAAATCAGTGATTCTTTGGATGTCAACACTCATATAGTTGATGATTTCTCCACTTGTGTGCTTTTGACAGGATTGACTTGATAAAACAAGGCCTTTTTTGTAAATGTGAGAAATCAGAGCAGCTCGAACCCGAAGGCCTAGCTGGCGAGCACCAAAGATCCACTGCCTTTGCGCTACTGTCTCAACAATTTTTGCACTAAGGAAACCAAGTGCAAGTAGGTATCCGCTCTTTAAGCTACGGGTATTCTTTTCATTAAGGAATGTTACAAGGTCATTAATAAGGTAGGGGCCAACATATGATGCTATAGCACTGATCACTGCAAAAAATGCATTAATTGCTGCTTTGTTCCTACCAAAATTATAGATAGCCCTGTATATAGATGGGGTTGTAGTTCCATCTCTGTCCCTAATATAGTTTAAGCTTTCATCAAATGAACGTGATAGAAATCCAGCAGAGTCTTTGATGTCTACATCTGGAACTTCATCTTGGTCAAGGGGTTTCTTGATCCCAACTGCAAACAACTGGTTGAGCCAAGAAAAGGTTACGAGTTGTAGAAGAGTGGCTTTGCCATATGGACAGTCCCTTTTCTCATCTGCATTCTTTGCAGAATCTCCATTTAGAAGTGGCTCACTGATACCACTTGGCAAGGTGATGACGATACCAGTCTTTCCTCGAACTGAGATAACCAGTAGGCAGGTACATGCAATAAGACCAAAGAAGTCGACGTAATTAGGTATTGTGATGTCGACGTGGTATATAAGTGCATAATGAGCCTCGAGAACTACTTGTGTAAGAGAAATTATGAAGCTGCACATCCACCAGAGTCTCAGAAACAAGGGATACTTGTTGCACTTGTTCTTCTTTACTTTGTACAGTGCAATCAATGTAATAGCACATGCTATTGCTTGCAAGATCCCGGAGGCAAGAACTGGATCTGGAGTCTCGCATTCTGTCCCTCTTATACTTTGTGGTACAAATAGATTTGCTACAAGAGATCCCAGCAACAAAATGGAACAAACTAGGCAAACCTTGTAGGAAAGGCCAACCGTTGCTTCCATTTTATATTTTTCTCCAGAATATGCATTTGTTTTATTTTCTCCCAAACGTAAAACAATTTTTGACACGAAGTAGAGTAGTAAGAATCCTAGGAACCCTAGTTGAAGAATTATGCTAGCATTCTCACACAAGCAGGGAGAACGTAACTGCAGCCATGATGTCCCAAACTGAAGATCTGTAACAAATAATACACATTATCAGGACATAGCTCTGTATAAAACATTACATTGTTTCTCTTCATGATCTTTCACACATTCCACCAGACCTAGacatccatgactgaaaaatgCAAGAACGTAGTCTAACAACCGAAAGTGTATCCAGAGATTTTAGTACTTGTAATGAAAACCATCTCATGTGCGTTTTAACATGAAGCTTTTCATCCTACTTTGTGCACTTCAAATGTTTCATAATTAAGAGGATGCTGTAAGGGGAAGAGATCAGGTTCTGTCTGGCTCTACAAAGTGTGAACTTAACTAGTTGGAATAAGGCTATTGTTAACCAATATTGTGAGGTATACTGCAAGGGTAAAAACTTCCCAACAAAACTTATTGTTAGTCCTAAATAAATAAACAGAATGAAAGCTTACTTTCAGACACACCAGATGTTGACAGACAATATATATTGGAAGACTTTTGTAATTGTTCTTTTAATCCTGTTCAATCATGAGAACTGGCTTCTATACAACATATGAGATGACCCCATAATTATGCACTTTCTTATACATGAACTTCACTGGTTTTCCATTAATACGTGGCAATATGTCTGCATATATTTTTTTCTCCGTGCAGTAGAACAATTTAAAGCATAAGATGGTAATTGATATAGTTTCAGACTTTGAGCTTGTAGCATAGCAGACCCCCTTCTTATCTTGGTAATAAGAGGTCGAGGGTTCAAGGTTTAGTGGACGTGTAAGTGCATGAGTATTTAAATTCGATTTCTGCAATTAACCATTGGCAAAAACCAAGAAACTTAATATAGTTATAAAAACCAGAACATGGACTAAAGTTTACTATTGATGCAACTAATTACTCGAAGATTAAACTTACATGCATGTATGCTTTAGCTTCTGACATTTTTATGAAACAGGCTATACAAATCCAGTCTTTTATTACGAAAAATTGAAGATAAACAGCTTATGAGCCTATCTAGAGTCTCAAACATCTTCTTATGATACATAAGCGCTATAGTAAACTACTATACGAAATAAAAACAGATGAATTATCGAAGACAAACAGATGCATGCATATCAGTAAACTGTAAACATGCAGCTACATGCTTGAAGATAAGTGAGGTATCTTACATGTGATGCTGCTGTGATCAAACATCTCTTCACATAGAAAAAAAACAAGTTCTTATTCTATCTCCAGCTTATATTGCAGTAGGGTCTCTCCCAGGGTATTTTTTGCTTAATTGAGAACCCTGATAACAATGATAACTAAATTATTGGTTTTGCAAGCATATTTAGCAACAACAAAAAAAAGTATTGCAAGAATGCAAATAATGCAACAAAATGATGGAGAGTCTAGTCACCAGACAAAAAAAAAGGTGCAGGAGGGATCTCCAAAAATTCCAATGAATATTATTGTAAAATGTTTGTTGCAGAGACAATATAGTGTAGAAGTGGGATCACGTGCTGCAGATAAGTTTCAAACAGCTTGCACATCTTAACTTTTCCTTCAACTCTTTTCAATCTAGGGGTTATGGTAAAAGACTAAAAGTTGCACACATCATTAGCACTGTGTGTTGCAAGTATGTGAGTGAATCCATTGTAAGAGTGTTCAATAGATTTGGGTTTTATTAACAAGTCTTTTCGGATATTTTAACTATCTACTTCCGTTAAAAAAGATTTATCACTCGTCCAAGAATGTTGTCCTTATAATCAGAATACACGGTGTTAGAAGTAATCTAACAAGAATTCACACCGTTAGAAATGATCTACAATTTTCGGTAATAAAGTACACAGTATTAGAAATGATCTACACATAATATTTGAAGTGATCTACAACTCAATACCGGTAATAAAAATACAAATACCGCTAGTAAATAGGCATTTCGAGATAATTTAACTCACAAATTCCGCTAAGAGTAACAAGAGTGCACCGAAGTGATATACTGCTCGATTTCGATAACAAAAAATACACAGTTCTAAAAGTGATCAAGAACTCTATTCTCGCACACCATCATTCACAGAATTGAAGTGCATcaatcaaaattaaaaaaaaaggcAGAAAAGAAAAGACAACTCTTAAAGAAGGGAAAAGAACAAAAGGGGGCTCTGATTGGGAGAAAAAAATGTATGTAGAAAACAAAAAGGAGATAAAAAGACATGTGCATACTCACTGAGTCACTGGTGAATTGTTGTTGGTACTATGAAAATGATTTTGACTAGTGTTTTTATTGATTGATAGGTATGCCTAACAAAGCCTCCCATACAATTTCTCGGAGGCCTGGTTTGGATGGTTTGTCTAGTCACTCTGTATCTCAGTGCTGGACAGTCATACATACCATCTCCTATTAAATGAAGTTTGTTTTATACAGGAGTGTCCCGATATATTATGTCACCGAATATGTCACACCTTCTTCCCATAAATATCTTTTACGCAATTTACAGGCTATTGTGTGTTACGTAGAATTTACACAATGTATATCCAAAGAGTGCATACTCGAAAAGATAATGGACGCGGATTCCCTAAAAAAAAAATCTTGACCGGTTACTTTATGTATTCtctatatttttataattttttataaaattactcgTAAAATATATTCGGATTCATAAATAAAATTTGAGTTTATTATCAAATTAGTTATCAAAGTGAGTTTGTTTATAAGTTGGTCATTTATCTGATAACGCTAAAGTCGGTACACTTTgttaatttttctaatttttttgttaGTTTTTCTAGGTTTATAAAGACAGTAAATGATGTTGTATTAAAATTATGTTATACGTCTAACTTGCAttacatatatatttatagttGATTATAGTTGCTAAATATTAGTTTTAGAGCATTTACTTTGAGTGTAATCGTAGCTTTTCCCACTTGATATACTTAACTAATTTTAGTAACTAATTTGATAATTAACCCAATAAAATTtgataatttaattttttttcttgacccagtatataatattattattctattCAAGAGTTTGGCTCAAACGGGCACTagtatattttataattatatgtGTTATGCAAATATTTATTTACTATTTTTTTTCAATTGCATCAAAAATTCTCATAAACacattttaattttaaataacacatttaaaattttaataaataatgtaaTAATTATTATAGAACACTAAATATAAAAGTCTGTAATTTGTGCATAACATACGTATATGTTATgtgaaaaaaaaatcatttttttctatatccaaaattttatttcatTAACATAACACATCCATTTTGAATAAGAgatataaaaaaataaacaaaaaaaataaagtaTTCTCCATATAACTCAACTCTTTCATTCCATTCGAAAAATACACCACTGCTAAATTTAGACGAGTTCATACTCTATATTTTCTTCAgcaaaatttatttatttcatttaagcCAAAACAGTTAATTTTCACAATTTTCGGCTAATTAACTTTGCTCGTTATCATGATAAGATTTGAGAAAGTAACATCCAACAACATCTGATCAGAGAAAATAACGTCCAACAAATACAAGATCAAATGATAAGCTGAAATAAGACAAGGTCTCTCACCCCTCCCACATATCATCCACACAAAATTTGTCACAAACAATAATTCAATCTCCCACAAACAATACCCACAGAAAATTTGCGACAAATGATAATTTAAATTGTTAGAGATGGTCCGTAAATATTGGTTCAGTTGgtttggtcacaggttcgaatctcacgggaggagaatttatgattatatcTCCTGAAACATAGTGAGTCGCGTACCCatccgaagggtagcggctgcgggttaactacgattaaaaaaaataaaaaattgttaGAGATGCGCCAAGAAATTGTCGGAATCATTTCAGTCCTAAACAATTCGTTAGCACTAATAACATGCCATACTTTTGGCCCTCGAAAGCTTGAGTAATGTTACCCTGAAATCAAACGAAAAGCTGGTTTCGTTTAACTTGGAGTCCCCGTATACATAAGAAGCAAGGATACGGGTGCGGGTGCGTAGTGCGGGGATACATAATTTCGGTAAATAAAATAATTTGGGGATTCGGGTGCAGGGGATACGGCACATATAttcatatatttattataaatatatatatttgatgTTATAAATGATGAAATCTATTAACAAAACTAATAGTTTTATACAAATTGTATCACATACATGATATAAGCATCTACAAAACAGGAATTTAAACTAAAATTACTTATATATGTagtataaatattaaaaaaatatgtattttagttgagaatttttaaaaatattgaacatTGGAGTGTCCACGAGAATCCGAGTATCCGATACGGGGGTGCATGAGGATACGGGATTCGTTGGGTGACCCGAAGAATCCCTGCTTCCTAGCCACATACAAATTTAACTCGGATTGGAGCTTACCTGCAATATCACCTGCAAAAGATGAGATGACAATGTCATACAGGCATTGACCACCCAGAATACAATTATTACAAGCAATACAACAGCCTTGAAGTATAAGAGATTTTAATGTGCACATACGCATAGGATATACCTGACATTGAGATATGAGAAAAAGAGAGGAACACCtctgataactcctggtggcggggctgctccttcgacgccgtcctggatctttcgccgctgtagaggtgtagctgtggttgggttcctacaaaacaacaccggaaggggggttggagtcccgcggcgcctccggcgtgagagtaagaactagctttttgggaagatgaagatgaatatgaatgtaaggttgctgtgtgtgtatatgagtgtgagagagtgattaaccccaaaacctcaccttcttgggctatttatagctcaagagtagggttttggggttggtaccttcgAATCGTAGCcgttggttctgggagcggagggcacctggcgggagtggatgctttacacgcgtcagcgcgggactggtcgaggaatgttttgaggatcctctgacacgtgccctgattattcccatgattgatgtgtgacagttgtccccgtcacgtgcttgggccaacgtctcacgtgtTGGGGTTTATCAAGGTTCCGCTTACGGGACTAAGCTGGCCAGGAGTGGTAGTGTGCGGGACTACCCCTTCTAGGAGCTGCGTAGAGTTATGAGCCTAGGAGTAGGCATTCCCGGAGCTgcatggagttaggagcttaggagtaggcctcccaggagctgcctggagttaggagcttaggagtagtcctcccaggagctgtatggagttaggagcttaggagtagtcctcccaggagctgtatggagttaggagcttaggagtagtcctcccaggagctgtatggagttaggagcttaggagtagtcctcccaggagctgtatggagctGAAGGCCTAGGAGTAGTTCTCCCAGGAGCCATATGGACTATCATgtcagggcacgtgtcagaggatcctcaaaacattcctcgaccagtcccgcgctgacgcgtgtaaagcatccactcccgccaggtgccctccgctcccagaaccaacgGCTACGATTcgaaggtaccaaccccaaaaccctactcttgagctataaatagcccaagaaggtgaggttttggggttaatcactctctcacactcatatacacacacagcaaccttacattcatattcatcttcatcttcccaaaaagctagttcttactctcacgccggaggcgccgcgggactccaaccccccttccggtgttgttttgtaggaacccaaccacagctacacctctacagcggcgaaagatccaggacggcgtcgaaggagcagccccgccaccaggagttatcatttggcgctagaaggaggggctctccatccttgggtctcggtgcccctggattcaccttcatcagcaaactcttcaAAGAGTCCATTTATTCAAACTTGTAAGAACTCAAGCAAACAACCCTTTACGTAAACATGAATGTTGCTCATATCGACCACGTTTGTATGCGCTCGTtactttaggccacgtttgtgtgagctcaTTTTGTTggttaagccacgtttgtgtgagctatCGTTAGTTTTAATCGTTATTGTTCTAGTTTGAATATAACTTTGCGTTGTACTTCATCGTTGAATAGTCCCATAAAATCGGTTGAACTGCTCCCAGGAAGCTATTTGCTAGTATTTGTCGTTATTTTGGGTAGTTTCTGCAAATTTCATAAAGCAACCTTAGACCGATATTCTCTGTGCCATATTGTTATCATTTGTTGTTGGTGCTGTTGAgaaatggcaagaccaggaaagAATACCTCTGGGAGGCCATCTGCTAGTGCTCAGGTCCAGGATCCGGACCACTCCCAGGCTCTCGACCCAGGAGCCGAGAGAGAAAcattccaggagcaaccactacACACTCCCGTAGTGGAGAGAATTGTAAACACAAGGGATGCCAGAACcctcatagagctcaatcagtacaagtacacaaATGTCCCGGTAGCCGAAGAGCACATGGCTAACCTTACAAGCGATGAACTAGCAGAAGCAATCAGACTATACAGACAGGAGCAGACCCGCCTCCAAGAAGAGGCAGAACTAGAGGAGGAGCCGGAGGAATCCGGGGACTCCCAGCAATCAAAGAGGTCGGTGTTCGACCGCATTGGAGCCAAGGGGAAGAAAAGCAAAAAAGATCAAGGcaaaaaagaagcagaagctgctaaacagagaaagttggaagaagtccgggagcaaatcaggaaagaagaagaagcaaagctcgAGCTAAAGATCCAAAAAAGAATACAATTAGAAGAAGAGAAGCTGTTGACCAAGCCTAGGAGCAAAAGAACCCGGAGAGAACCCACTCCGgagctgatttctgatgatgaagaagaagagaagcagAAGGACCTAAAAGACATGATCTATGAATTGCAGAGGAAGATGGACAGAGACTCAGGAGTGGAGATTGGAGAAACACTCACTCCTTTCAGCTACTCCTTAGAAGCTATCCCCCGGCAGCGGGACTTGaaacattacaactttgactcctTTGATGGTCTGGGAGACCCGAAGGAGCACTTGAACTACTTTGAACAGATAGCGCAGATATACTactacaatgacttgacgaaatcaaggttcttcgcttcaacacttaagggaggggcccagagatggttcagcagaatcccctCCCGCAGCATCCATTCCTGGAAGGAATTTCGAGCCTCTTTCCTCAGGAGATTTCGGGCGAACAAAACGcacgaaatgcacatgtgtcacctggagacaatccggcAGCACGACAATGAATCCCTATCTGCATACATGCGccggttccaggaagcaatcaataaagtttcAAATCTGGATGAGAGGGAAGCTTTAAGCATTTTTAGAAGAAATCTGGACCCAGAGCACAACGAAAGGTATATTGTGGAGCTAATCAATAAAGAGCCGCAAAGTCTGGCAGCAGCTTATTCCATGGCCGCCAGATTCATTAAGGAGACAGACGTGCTCCAAGCAATGAGAATGACCCGGAATGGAGGGTTCAGGAGTAAAAACAatgatgaccgaccgaaaggagGTTACCATCAGGACAAGAAATTCAAGCAAAGCAACCATAGCCAAGAAAGACAAGCAAATCCGGTTTTCCAAAGACTTGGTCCTAAGCAGGAGTCGAACAGCGACCCAGGACCCGTGAAGCAAGCTCGGGAGCCGAAGCAGGAGCcggactggactcctctcaacatgacccgggaagaaatcttgaaagaagtcaaagacaaacctttctattatcctccgaagccaatgcaaactcctccggagAGCAGGCCCTACAATAGGCAATGTGATTATCACGAGACCCATGGCCACAAAACCGAGAATTGCTTATCACTAAAGTACTTCATTGAGGACCAAGTGAAAAAGGGGAATATGAACAAGTACTTAGTTCGGGACAACAGTAGAGGAGAAGCACAGAAGAAAGGAAAGAATATAGTCAATGTGGTCCTAGGCGGATCCTACTCCCCACCCAGGAGCCCGGCCTTCGGCGAAGAAGTACTTTCAATCCAATCACTCCCAGAcctggtgatatccttcagcagcaaggactatgaAGGAGTCAACCCTCATCACAACGCATCTTTGGTTGTCACTCTGgacatctttgat is a genomic window containing:
- the LOC141701860 gene encoding putative ABC transporter C family member 15 — encoded protein: MFDHSSITYLQFGTSWLQLRSPCLCENASIILQLGFLGFLLLYFVSKIVLRLGENKTNAYSGEKYKMEATVGLSYKVCLVCSILLLGSLVANLFVPQSIRGTECETPDPVLASGILQAIACAITLIALYKVKKNKCNKYPLFLRLWWMCSFIISLTQVVLEAHYALIYHVDITIPNYVDFFGLIACTCLLVISVRGKTGIVITLPSGISEPLLNGDSAKNADEKRDCPYGKATLLQLVTFSWLNQLFAVGIKKPLDQDEVPDVDIKDSAGFLSRSFDESLNYIRDRDGTTTPSIYRAIYNFGRNKAAINAFFAVISAIASYVGPYLINDLVTFLNEKNTRSLKSGYLLALGFLSAKIVETVAQRQWIFGARQLGLRVRAALISHIYKKGLVLSSQSCQKHTSGEIINYMSVDIQRITDFMWYINIIWMLPIQITLAILILHTNLGMGSLVALAATMVVMTINIPMTKVQKGYQSKIMDAKDDRMKSTSEILRNMKTLKLQAWDSHYLQKLENLRQTEYKWLWKSLRLQAISAFIFWGSPTFISVLTFGGCVLMGIPLTAGRVLSALATFRMLQDPIFNLPDLLSVIAQGKVSADRIASYLQEEEIQTGSIEYVSRDKTEFDIEIERGKFSWDMKSTRATLDGIQLQVKRGMKVAICGTVGSGKSSLLSSILGEVTKVSGTVKVSGTKAYVPQSPWILTGNVRENILFGNSYDSTKYDRTIQACALIKDFELFSTGDLTEIGERGINMSGGQKQRIQIARAVYDDADIYLLDDPFSAVDAHTGRQLFEECLMGILKEKTILYVTHQVEFLPAADLILVMQDGRIAQAGTFEELMKQNIGFEVLVGAHSQALDSVLTVESASRAPQNASNDGELTTEPTSVDEFPHTKQDSEHNLSVEINEKEGKLVNEEEREKGSIGKEVYLSYLTIVKGGALVPIILLAQSSFQVLQIASNYWMAWACPTDDDEKLTGMNYILLIYVLFSVGSSLCVLVRASLVAITGLAAAEKLFHNMLHSVLRAPMSFFDSTPFGRILNRASTDQSVLDMEIANRIGWCAFSIIQLIGTITVMSQVAWEVFIIFIPVTAICIWYQKYYIPTARELARLSGIERAPILHHFAESLSGAATIRAFDQKKRFTDANLCLVDNHSRPWFHNVAAMEWLSFRLNQLSNFVFAFSLVLLISLPEGIIDPSIAGLAVTYGINLNVLQASVIWNICNAENKMISVERILQYSNISSEAPLVIEDSRPPSNWPETGTIRFKNLQIRYAEHLPSVLKNITCTIPGKKKVGVVGRTGSGKSTLIQAIFRVVEPREGSIIIDNVDICKIGLHDLRSNLSIIPQDPTMFEGTVRGNLDPLQQYSDTEIWEALDKCQLGDIVRAKDEKLDYTVVENGENWSVGQRQLFCLGRALLKKSSILVLDEATASVDSATDGVLQKIISQEFKDRTILTIAHRIHTVIDSDFVLVLSDGRIAEYDTPARLLEREDSFFSKLIKEYSMSSQSFSSLAK